One window of Pseudomonas sp. FP198 genomic DNA carries:
- the yfcF gene encoding glutathione transferase: MSSSRLRLYVDSQFSSPYAMSAFVVLREKGIEFEMIPLDLEASENQSEDYASLSQTQRVPTLVHGDFALSESSAITEYLEDVFPQAPVYPQDLMQHAKARQVQAWVRSDLLPIRQERSTLVVFYGLKSNPLSPAAVSAARKLFGAAQTLLAGNPEYLFGEWSIADVDLALMLTRLILNGDSVPPALVEYARRQWQRPTVQEWVKLQRPPI, from the coding sequence ATGAGTAGTTCCCGCCTGCGCTTGTACGTTGACTCTCAATTTTCCAGCCCCTATGCCATGTCGGCTTTCGTGGTACTCCGCGAAAAGGGCATCGAATTTGAGATGATCCCGCTAGACCTCGAAGCATCTGAAAATCAGTCAGAGGACTATGCCAGCCTCTCGCAGACCCAGCGGGTACCCACACTTGTGCACGGCGACTTCGCCTTGTCTGAATCGTCGGCGATCACTGAGTACCTGGAAGACGTTTTCCCCCAAGCACCGGTTTACCCACAAGACCTGATGCAGCATGCAAAGGCACGACAAGTCCAGGCATGGGTGCGCAGTGACCTGCTGCCCATTCGGCAGGAGCGATCCACATTGGTTGTGTTTTATGGACTCAAATCAAACCCCTTGTCACCAGCTGCCGTGTCGGCAGCGCGCAAGCTGTTCGGTGCCGCACAAACGCTGCTTGCCGGCAATCCCGAGTACCTGTTCGGCGAATGGTCGATCGCCGATGTGGATCTGGCCTTGATGCTCACCCGGCTGATACTCAATGGTGACTCCGTACCACCCGCGCTGGTGGAGTACGCGCGGCGCCAATGGCAACGTCCAACCGTACAGGAGTGGGTCAAATTGCAACGTCCTCCGATATAG